One region of Miscanthus floridulus cultivar M001 chromosome 19, ASM1932011v1, whole genome shotgun sequence genomic DNA includes:
- the LOC136527990 gene encoding magnesium protoporphyrin IX methyltransferase, chloroplastic-like, whose product MARAGVSTAPLSRLHSLPPRPSILHNTQPNVLLLRPQQRKAPATTAAALPTAADLSELSLPAAAAAAAALAAAVSLSDPERRRRAQAEAAGGGDKEAVRAYFNSTGFERWRKIYGSATEGVNRVQLDIREGHAQTVAAALSMLRDSQLELSGATVCDAGCGTGSLAIPLAAEGADVLASDISAAMVSEAQRQAALAQATAPGSTFRMPRFEVRDLESLEGRYDVVVCLDVLIHYPREEARAMIRHLASLADKRLLISFAPRTLYFDFLKRVGELFPGPSKATRAYLHAEADIEDALRQAGWRVANRGFISTQFYFAKLFEAVPVASSSS is encoded by the coding sequence ATGGCGCGCGCCGGCGTCTCCACCGCGCCGCTCTCCCGCCTCCACTCCCTTCCACCACGGCCTTCCATCCTCCACAACACGCAGCCGaacgtcctcctcctccggcccCAGCAGCGCAAGGCGCCCGCCACCACCGCGGCGGCGCTGCCGACGGCCGCGGACCTCTCGGAGCTATCCCtcccggccgcggccgccgcggcggccgcgctggcggcggcggtgtCTCTGTCCGACCCGGAGCGCCGGCGGCGAGCGCAGGCcgaggcggcgggcggcggggaCAAGGAGGCCGTCCGCGCCTACTTCAACTCGACGGGGTTCGAGCGGTGGCGTAAGATCTACGGGTCGGCGACGGAGGGCGTGAACCGCGTGCAGCTGGACATCCGCGAGGGCCACGCgcagacggtggcggcggcgctgtcCATGCTGCGCGACTCCCAGCTGGAGCTGTCGGGCGCCACGGTGTGCGACGCCGGGTGCGGGACGGGGTCGCTGGCCATCCCGCTCGCGGCCGAGGGCGCCGACGTCCTGGCCTCCGACATCTCGGCGGCCATGGTGTCGGAGGCGCAGCGGCAGGCGGCGCTGGCGCAGGCGACGGCGCCGGGGTCGACGTTCCGGATGCCGCGGTTCGAGGTCCGCGACCTGGAGAGCCTGGAGGGGCGGTACGACGTGGTGGTGTGCCTGGACGTGCTCATCCACTACCCGCGGGAGGAGGCGCGCGCCATGATCCGCCACCTCGCGTCGCTGGCGGACAAGCGGCTGCTCATCAGCTTCGCGCCCAGGACGCTCTACTTCGACTTCCTCAAGCGCGTCGGCGAGCTGTTCCCGGGCCCGTCCAAGGCCACGCGCGCCTACCTGCACGCCGAGGCCGACATCGAGGACGCGCTCCGCCAGGCCGGATGGCGCGTCGCCAACCGCGGCTTCATCTCCACGCAGTTCTACTTCGCCAAGCTCTTCGAAGCCGTGCCCGTCGCCTCCTCGTCGTCGTAG